Proteins from a genomic interval of Chloroflexota bacterium:
- a CDS encoding helix-turn-helix domain-containing protein, with protein MQQTERRQSSGRWVSLGEACRMLGVNETTLRMWADNGVIRAFRTPGGHRRFLREDLLAAMQRAAESPSGRVMPSQTITSVTTRRIRRLLHGDRLVSFPWYEEMDEATRGRLRLFGRRLLDVTESLMERKRPSAQALDEVRVIGEEYGEALTQRGLSLRELMEAFVFFRTPLTESVRSMARRGSSDADTLAQAWHHVETIADVIMIAMVDAYERSRNGNKAGA; from the coding sequence ATGCAGCAGACGGAACGGCGGCAGTCGAGCGGGCGGTGGGTTTCCCTGGGGGAGGCCTGCCGGATGCTGGGCGTGAACGAGACGACGCTGCGGATGTGGGCCGACAACGGGGTCATCCGCGCGTTCCGGACGCCGGGCGGGCACCGCCGGTTTTTGCGGGAGGACCTGCTGGCGGCGATGCAGCGCGCGGCGGAGTCGCCGTCGGGCCGGGTGATGCCGTCGCAGACGATCACGTCGGTGACGACGCGGCGGATCCGGCGGCTGCTGCACGGCGACCGGCTGGTGAGCTTCCCGTGGTACGAGGAGATGGACGAGGCCACGCGAGGGCGGCTGCGGCTCTTCGGGCGGCGGCTGCTGGACGTGACAGAGAGCCTGATGGAGCGAAAGCGGCCGTCGGCGCAGGCGCTGGACGAGGTGCGGGTGATCGGCGAGGAGTACGGCGAGGCGCTGACGCAGCGGGGGCTGAGCCTTCGGGAGCTGATGGAGGCCTTCGTGTTCTTCCGGACGCCGCTGACGGAATCGGTGCGCTCGATGGCGCGGCGGGGGTCGTCGGACGCCGACACGCTGGCGCAGGCGTGGCACCACGTTGAAACGATTGCCGACGTGATCATGATCGCCATGGTCGACGCGTACGAAAGGAGCCGGAATGGCAACAAGGCAGGCGCCTAA
- a CDS encoding protein-L-isoaspartate(D-aspartate) O-methyltransferase codes for MQGPFWWRTPLKLPGRSMRQDRERLLKRLGGRYSARVVDAIARTPREDMVPPEHKKLAYRDGPLYIGHGQTISQPTMVAIMTQALDPQPWERVLEVGAGSGYQAVVLAQLAARVVSVERVPELAHRTAALLQSLGYDDCVSVRQSGDALGCPDEAPFDAIMVSAAAPTPPLALLDQLTPRGRLLVPVGPRKEQRLLLLTRTEAGHTTRDFGGCRFVPLIGPGAYPPNDPEWQDR; via the coding sequence GTGCAAGGCCCATTCTGGTGGAGGACACCGCTGAAGCTCCCCGGCCGCAGCATGCGGCAGGACCGCGAGCGCCTGCTGAAGCGCCTCGGCGGCCGCTACTCCGCCCGCGTCGTCGACGCCATCGCCCGCACTCCTCGCGAGGACATGGTCCCCCCGGAGCACAAGAAACTCGCCTACCGCGACGGCCCCCTGTACATCGGCCACGGCCAGACCATCTCCCAGCCCACCATGGTCGCCATCATGACCCAGGCCCTCGACCCCCAGCCGTGGGAGCGCGTCCTGGAGGTAGGCGCCGGCAGCGGCTACCAGGCCGTCGTCCTCGCACAGCTCGCCGCCCGCGTCGTCTCCGTCGAGCGCGTACCCGAGCTCGCCCACCGCACCGCCGCCCTCCTGCAGTCACTCGGCTACGACGACTGCGTCAGCGTCCGCCAGTCCGGCGACGCCCTCGGCTGCCCCGACGAGGCCCCCTTCGACGCCATCATGGTCTCCGCCGCCGCCCCGACCCCCCCGCTCGCCCTCCTCGACCAGCTCACCCCGCGCGGCCGCCTCCTCGTCCCCGTCGGCCCCCGCAAGGAGCAGCGCCTCCTCCTTCTGACCCGCACCGAGGCCGGCCACACCACCCGCGACTTCGGCGGCTGCCGCTTCGTCCCCCTGATAGGCCCCGGCGCCTACCCCCCCAACGACCCAGAATGGCAAGACCGCTGA
- a CDS encoding CoA transferase, whose protein sequence is MSYDTLSGILMSVGWSSGLAAGVEFSGGTDPALPTPFRIGETSAAAVGAVGLAASALWELRTGRRQGVGVDARHATASLRSSRYMLLDGARVPGERAPASGVFPTADGRWSYLHCNFVNHREAALGVLGVEEDRDAIKRAVATWKGLELEEAIIAAKGAGGMVRSMAEWAEHPQSAAVATLPLIEIDKIGDSPPEPLPEGSRPLSGIRALDLTRVLAGPSCAQTLAEQGADVLRITGAHLPSHPGQEMDTGHGKLSAHLDLREARDRETLQGLVREADVFSQGYRPGTLAERGLSPEELTAIRPGLVYVSLSAFGRVGPWAGRRGFDTVIQTVSGITDRQGELFPGAEPGPQFYPVSAIDYLTGYLMAFGTMVALHRRATEGGSWLVRASLAQTGRWLVNRGQVAESELAGVAEDFSDDEIARWSTESETPQGRLRHLAPVVQMSETAARWERPTVPLGHHAALWPARGV, encoded by the coding sequence ATGTCGTACGACACGCTGTCCGGCATTCTCATGAGCGTGGGGTGGAGCTCCGGGTTGGCCGCCGGGGTGGAGTTCTCCGGCGGGACGGACCCGGCCCTGCCGACGCCGTTCCGCATCGGGGAGACATCGGCGGCGGCGGTGGGCGCGGTGGGGCTGGCGGCGTCGGCGTTGTGGGAGCTGCGGACGGGGCGGCGGCAGGGTGTGGGAGTGGACGCGCGGCATGCGACGGCGTCGTTGCGGAGCAGCCGGTACATGCTGCTGGACGGGGCGCGGGTGCCGGGCGAGCGGGCGCCGGCGTCCGGCGTATTCCCGACGGCGGACGGGCGGTGGAGCTACCTGCACTGCAACTTCGTCAACCACCGCGAGGCGGCGCTGGGCGTGCTGGGGGTCGAGGAGGACCGGGACGCGATAAAGCGGGCCGTCGCGACGTGGAAGGGGCTGGAGTTGGAGGAGGCGATCATCGCGGCGAAGGGCGCGGGCGGCATGGTGCGGTCGATGGCGGAGTGGGCCGAGCACCCGCAGTCGGCGGCGGTGGCGACGCTGCCGCTGATCGAGATCGACAAGATAGGGGACAGCCCGCCGGAGCCGCTGCCGGAGGGATCGCGGCCGCTATCGGGCATTCGGGCGTTGGACCTGACGCGGGTGCTGGCGGGGCCGAGCTGCGCGCAGACGCTGGCGGAGCAGGGGGCGGACGTGCTTCGGATCACGGGCGCGCACCTGCCAAGCCATCCGGGGCAGGAGATGGACACGGGGCACGGCAAGCTGTCGGCGCACCTTGACCTGCGGGAGGCTCGGGACAGGGAGACGCTGCAGGGGTTGGTGCGCGAGGCGGACGTGTTCTCGCAGGGGTACCGGCCGGGGACGCTGGCGGAGCGAGGGCTCTCTCCGGAGGAGCTGACGGCGATTCGACCGGGGCTGGTGTACGTGTCGCTGTCGGCGTTTGGGCGCGTGGGGCCGTGGGCAGGGCGGCGGGGGTTCGACACGGTGATACAGACGGTGAGCGGCATCACGGACCGGCAGGGGGAGCTGTTCCCGGGCGCGGAGCCGGGGCCGCAGTTCTACCCGGTGTCGGCGATCGACTACCTGACGGGGTACCTGATGGCGTTCGGGACGATGGTGGCGCTGCACCGGCGCGCGACGGAGGGCGGGAGCTGGCTGGTACGGGCGTCGCTGGCGCAGACGGGGCGGTGGCTGGTGAACCGCGGGCAGGTGGCGGAGTCGGAGCTGGCGGGCGTTGCCGAGGATTTTTCAGACGACGAGATTGCGCGGTGGTCGACGGAGAGCGAGACGCCGCAGGGTCGGCTGCGGCACCTGGCGCCCGTCGTGCAGATGTCGGAGACGGCGGCGCGGTGGGAGCGGCCGACTGTGCCGCTTGGGCACCACGCGGCGTTGTGGCCGGCGCGGGGGGTGTAG